A single genomic interval of Lathyrus oleraceus cultivar Zhongwan6 chromosome 7, CAAS_Psat_ZW6_1.0, whole genome shotgun sequence harbors:
- the LOC127101906 gene encoding uncharacterized protein LOC127101906 has translation MAEQEQESARVRAELDEIKGGMSQMREMLQALTFRFEVPQATVISETTGPAVEVPPQRTLPSTLPPHGLPYDFVPRAEVVHEIGQSVQQAVPLPVYIDARPVIHTVVLPTAYARHVPHYEDQNHMYQTVDSTVAGDEVRFEDFREVKENMQLLEKKFRDLKGDHVFGSAAKEMCLVSGLVIPAKFKTLDFDKYKGHTCPKSHLIMYYRKMAAHVEDDKLMIHCFQDNLSGAPSKWYLSLDQNRIRCFQDLSDAFIKHYKYNMDMAPDRRQLQSMFQQDKESFKEYAQRWRDLASQVEPPLAEKELAELFIDTVQPQFYEKMVGSASLGFPELVAIVTRVEYGVRNGKLAAVAGTSNVNPKKFSRGFPRKKEWETNVYAPQPYVAAVTPAFNQQPAQAYQAPPAYQPAPVQQHAVAPPAYQQARAAPVYQQPRAQAPRQNAQNQNRRQGETATFNPIPMSYTELYPSLLQKGSVVPRPMGPPPDRLLPWYNPNAHCPFHEGAPGHDLEGCYALKHRVWELIESKILSFKDMGPNVKKNPLPPHENPGVNAIEDASVGVTVDKVEDVKTPLASFHARLVEAGLVNVDHDNCEECATHPRGCQVVRDNIQNLMDEGVLQISSAVKNEDVVVIEPCFNLPEPVEIPYYSGGVVPVNSKSSPVEIYMPTPFPYESTKVVPWKYEITVVDKVVDGSSDVELTEAVSEDVTNIVGMSRMTRSGRIYTPEFNVTPQGPTKESTVVAPTKEPEVVQSEDAVEFLKLIKKSDYKVVDQLHQTPSKISILSLLLNSQAHREALLKVLAQAHVTQSITVDQFDGVVANITACNTLRFSGEELPEDGQNHNRSLHISDPVGKACSSFASLKSVKSSIEGGNPEGWGQLIDIREKHDRFGLGYVPSAAKGARVPTKDNT, from the exons ATGGCTGAACAAGAACAAGAGAGCGCCCGAGTTAGAGCTGAACTAGACGAAATCAAAGGAGGCATGTCCCAGATGCGAGAGATGTTGCAAGCTTTAACCTTCAGGTTTGAGGTTCCACAAGCGACCGTGATTTCAGAGACCACGGGCCCAGCAGTGGAAGTCCCACCTCAGAGGACGTTACCCTCAACCCTTCCTCCACATGGGCTACCTTATGATTTCGTCCCCCGAGCGGAGGTGGTGCATGAAATAGGGCAATCTGTCCAACAAGCTGTGCCATTACCAGTTTACATCGACGCACGTCCAGTCATCCATACTGTGGTTCTACCAACCGCCTATGCTAGGCATGTTCCTcattatgaagatcaaaaccACATGTATCAGACTGTTGACTCAACTGTTGCTGGTGACGAAGTAAGGTTTGAGGACTTCAGGGAGGTAAAGGAGAACATGCAACTCCTTGAGAAGAAATTCCGAGATCTAAAAGGAGACCACGTCTTTGGATCTGCTGCCAAAGAAATGTGCCTTGTATCCGGGTTGGTGATTCCAGCAAAATTCAAAACTCTGGACTTCGACAAATACAAGGGTCATACTTGTCCAAAAagccatctcatcatgtattacCGCAAAATGGCTGCACACGTGGAGGACGACAAACTGATGATTCACTGTTTTCAGGACAACTTGAGTGGGGCTCCTTCCAAGTGGTATTTGAGTCTGGATCAGAATAGGATCAGGTGTTTCCAGGACCTGTCAGACGCGTTCATAAAACattacaaatataatatggacatggcgcctgacagaagACAATTGCAGAGCATGTTCCAGCAGGACAAGGAGtccttcaaggagtatgctcaaagatggagggatCTGGCTTCTCAGGTTGAACCACCTCTTGCTGAGAAAGAATTGGCCGAACTGTTTATCGACACTGTCCAACCTCAATTCTATGAGAAGATGGTCGGAAGTGCTTCTTTGGGATTCCCCGAGCTTGTTGCTATAGTAACTCGCGTGGAATATGGTGTAAGGAATGGAAAACTGGCGGCTGTAGCTGGAACTTCAAATGTTAATCCGAAGAAGTTCTCTAGAGGGTTTCCTAGAAAGAAGGAATGGGAAACAAATGTT TATGCTCCACAACCATACGTGGCTGCCGTGACGCCTGCATTCAATCAACAGCCTGCTCAGGCTTATCAAGCGCCTCCAGCGTATCAACCAGCTCCAGTTCAACAACATGCTGTGGCTCCTCCAGCTTATCAACAAGCACGAGCAGCTCCTGTTTATCAACAACCGAGAGCTCAAGCGCCGAGGCAAAATGCTCAGAACCAGAATAGGAGGCAAGGGGAGACGGCGACCTTCAATCCAATCCCAATGTCGTACActgagctttatccctccttgttgcAAAAGGGTTCGGTGGTTCCCAGACCTATGGGACCTCCACCTGATCGTCTGCTTCCGTGGTACAACCCTAATGCACATTGCCCTTTTCATGAAGGTGCCCCCGGGCATGACTTAGAAGGTTGTTACGCTCTGAAGCATAGGGTTTGGGAATTGATTGAGAGCAAGATCTTGTCTTTCAAGGACATGGGACCGAATGTGAAGAAAAATCCCCTTCCTCCCCATGAAAATCCTGGAGTCAACGCCATTGAAGATGCTTCTGTTGGTGTTACGGTTGATAAGGTGGAGGATGTTAAGACTCCTTTGGCATCATTCCATGCCCGATTGGTGGAAGCTGGCCTGGTTAATGTTGATCATGACAACTGTGAAGAGTGTGCCACACACCCAAGAGGATGTCAGGTGGTACGAGACAATATCCAAAACTTGATGGATGAAGGAGTGCTTCAAATATCCAGTGCTGTGAAGAACGAGGATGTGGTGGTGATTGAACCTTGTTTCAATTTACCTGAACCAGTTGAAATCCCATATTATAGTGGTGGAGTGGTCCCGGTGAACAGTAAGTCGTCGCCTGTCGAGATATATATGCCTACGCCTTTTCCATACGAGAGCACCAAGGTTGTACCTTGGAAATATGAGATTACCGTTGTAGACAAGGTAGTTGATGGAAGTTCAGACGTTGAACTGACAGAAGCTGTAAGTGAAGACGTCACCAATATTGTAGGAATGAGCagaatgacccgtagtggtcgaatCTATACGCCCGAATTCAACGTGACTCCTCAAGGGCCGACCAAGGAATCAACAGTTGTAGCTCCCACTAAAGAACCCGAAGTGGTTCAATCCGAAGATGCTGTTGAATTCTTGAAgttgatcaagaaaagtgactacaaggttgTGGACCAATTGCATCAAACACCATCTAAGATCTCTATTCTGTCTTTGCTACTGAACTCCCAAgcccatagggaggctttgttgaaggtGCTTGCTCAAGCTCATGTAACACAAAGCATAACGGTTGACCAATTTGATGGAGTTGTGGCAAATATCACAGCTTGCAATACTTTGCGCTTCAGTGGAGAGGAATTACCTGAGGATGGACAAAATCATAATCGTTCCCTCCATATCTCG GACCCTGTTGGGAAAGCTTGTTCATCTTTCGCGTCTCTGAAAAGCGTAAAGTCTAGTATTGaaggaggaaaccctgaaggtTGGGGTCAACTTATTGATATTCGTGAGAAGCATGATCGCTTTGGTCTGGGATATGTGCCTTCCGCTGCGAAAGGAGCCCGAGTCCCTACAAAGGACAACACCTGA